In the genome of Vicia villosa cultivar HV-30 ecotype Madison, WI linkage group LG7, Vvil1.0, whole genome shotgun sequence, one region contains:
- the LOC131619071 gene encoding protein HAIKU1-like → MENSRNRLNENMGVSKMGKTIKKNSAPQTIEFGHNGRHPYPPSKIHHIHRDDFKRFVIHATGREYNRPTRTQSEISRLQRNRPPPLANVRSFARFPMQPPPPRAPYINGLAVPPLQPISGPPLFDSSWNTFVESPISAFMRKFRDSENYYGGGGGGGGGDASRGNQFQQFPPPQPMINNVNVNVQIQPQYFPIQTQMVNNVEQYNNLSSAATNQTFPNCNPSVSMNIASNQTLPMNPNNQFLNDFPQSQTNYSMPPTSEYLLASPTQKVNVLSPQSPYRPLLSPSIFSSPSSPDYPFQPYLHNEILSPEPPSPLSEGVFPFTNSQRPDDE, encoded by the coding sequence ATGGAAAACTCTAGAAACAGGTTGAATGAGAATATGGGTGTAAGCAAAATGGGGAAGACAATCAAAAAGAATTCAGCCCCGCAAACAATCGAATTCGGCCACAACGGCAGACATCCTTACCCTCCGTCGAAAATTCATCACATTCACAGAGATGATTTCAAGAGATTTGTTATACACGCTACTGGAAGAGAATATAACCGGCCTACTAGAACTCAATCTGAGATTTCTAGGTTGCAGCGAAACAGGCCTCCTCCATTGGCCAATGTGAGGTCTTTTGCTCGGTTTCCAATGCAACCCCCGCCTCCGCGGGCGCCTTACATTAACGGACTGGCTGTCCCTCCTTTGCAGCCGATTAGTGGTCCTCCGTTGTTCGATAGTTCGTGGAACACTTTCGTCGAGTCTCCCATCTCGGCTTTCATGAGAAAGTTTCGAGACTCGGAGAACTACTACGGTGGTGGTGGCGGTGGCGGTGGTGGTGATGCTTCGAGAGGTAATCAATTCCAACAATTCCCTCCTCCTCAACCGATGATCAATAATGTTAATGTTAATGTTCAAATTCAGCCGCAGTATTTCCCGATTCAAACTCAAATGGTTAACAATGTTGAGCAATATAATAACCTATCATCTGCTGCTACCAACCAAACTTTTCCAAACTGTAACCCTTCCGTGTCTATGAATATTGCTAGCAACCAAACTCTTCCTATGAACCCTAACAATCAATTTCTGAATGATTTTCCTCAGTCACAAACAAATTACTCTATGCCACCAACTTCTGAATACTTGTTGGCTTCGCCAACACAAAAAGTTAATGTCCTATCCCCTCAGTCACCTTATAGGCCTCTTCTTTCACCAAGCATTTTCTCTTCGCCTTCGTCGCCAGATTACCCTTTCCAACCCTATCTTCATAACGAGATTTTAAGTCCCGAACCTCCGTCTCCGCTTTCGGAAGGCGTATTTCCTTTCACAAATTCTCAGAGGCCAGATGATGAATAG